One region of Balaenoptera ricei isolate mBalRic1 chromosome 5, mBalRic1.hap2, whole genome shotgun sequence genomic DNA includes:
- the LOC132366559 gene encoding ras-related protein Rab-5A-like, with translation MANRGATRPNRPNTGNKICQFKLVLLGEPAFGKSSLVLRFVKGHFHGFQESTMGAAFLAQTVCLDDTTVKFEIWDTAGQEQYHSLAPMYYRGVQAAIVVYDVTNEESFVRAKNRVTELQRQANPNTVIALSGNKADLANKTAVNFQEAQSYADDNSLLFMETSAKTSMNVNEIFISIAKKLPKNEPQNPGAHSARGRRVDLTEPTQPTRSQCCSN, from the coding sequence ATGGCTAATCGAGGAGCAACAAGACCCAACAGGCCAAATACTGGAAATAAAATATGCCAGTTCAAACTAGTACTTCTGGGAGAGCCTGCTTTTGGCAAATCGAGCCTAGTGCTTCGTTTTGTGAAGGGCCACTTTCATGGATTTCAAGAGAGTACCATGGGGGCTGCTTTTCTAGCCCAAACTGTGTGTCTTGATGACACAACAGTAAAGTTTGAAATATGGGATACAGCTGGTCAAGAACAATACCATAGCCTAGCACCAATGTACTACAGAGGAGTGCAAGCAGCCATAGTTGTATATGATGTTACAAACGAGGAGTCCTTTGTCAGAGCCAAAAACCGGGTTACAGAACTTCAGAGGCAAGCCAATCCTAACACTGTAATAGCTTTATCAGGAAACAAGGCTGACCTCGCAAATAAAACAGCTGTCAATTTCCAGGAAGCACAGTCCTATGCAGATGACAACAGTTTATTATTTATGGAGACATCAGCTAAAACATCAATGAATGTAAATGAAATATTCATTTCAATAGCTAAAAAGTTGCCGAAGAATGAACCACAGAATCCAGGAGCACATTCTGCCAGAGGAAGAAGAGTAGACCTTACTGAACCCACGCAGCCAACCAGGAGTCAGTGCTGTAGTAACTAA